Proteins from a genomic interval of Lolium perenne isolate Kyuss_39 chromosome 1, Kyuss_2.0, whole genome shotgun sequence:
- the LOC127335068 gene encoding uncharacterized protein translates to MVSWGDGEDSSSEQSSLGADSVNTTYDSDFCGLADDGGSTVTCKHGAVAARFVAFDGCWTGRRFLGCAGHDGEPACDFLLWVDGEWPPALRKSLAKLWDLYGQEKQGRVNDALDNMEKRFKLKDEIEKMHIDLRNSQEEMKKIVEEKQVILALKAQAEQGLIDARAELEQKKALDASSSNMHKCMRIKAEKERDQLKEEKRKLEYIIGDLFKLKESTRAKLKKIKEMCEE, encoded by the exons ATGGTTTCGTGGGGTGATGGCGAGGATTCCTCTTCAGAGCAGAGCTCCCTCGGCGCTGAT AGTGTGAACACTACCTACGACTCTGATTTCTGCGGTTTAGCTGATGATGGTGGCAGTACTGTGACTTGCAAGCATGGTGCTGTAGCTGCTCGATTTGTAGCATTTGATGGTTGCTGGACAGGGAGGAGGTTCTTAGGGTGTGCAGGCCATGATGGAGAACCAGCTTGTGATTTTCTTCTTTGGGTAGATGGTGAGTGGCCACCTGCACTTCGGAAATCATTGGCAAAGTTGTGGGATTTGTATGGACAAGAGAAGCAAGGCAGGGTTAATGATGCTCTGGACAACATGGAGAAGAGGTTCAAGCTCAAAGATGAGATTGAGAAGATGCACATTGACCTGAGGAATTCtcaagaagagatgaagaaaatTGTGGAGGAGAAGCAGGTAATACTTGCCTTGAAGGCCCAAGCTGAGCAAGGATTGATTGATGCTAGGGCAGAGTTAGAGCAGAAGAAGGCACTGGATGCATCAAGCAGCAATATGCACAAATGCATGAGAATTAAGGCAGAGAAGGAGAGAGATCAGTTGAAAGAAGAGAAGAGAAAGCTTGAGTACATAATTGGGGATTTATTTAAGCTCAAGGAATCCACCAGGGCAAAGCTGAAGAAGATCAAGGAGATGTGTGAGGAGTAG
- the LOC127312447 gene encoding disease resistance protein Pik-2, whose amino-acid sequence MELVVGASEATMRSVLGKLGGLLAQEYTLIRGVNRDLQYINDELSTMQSFLRVVGGSHGHDDRMKDWMKQIRDITYDIEDCIDDSGHRLHGLRTDMCCYFLVNSVYEVLTWWPRRDLSTKISTLKMRAQQIGERRERYGVNNPDISGSGGGPSTATGFDAADNQDSNLQLVAAKDPVGVEEYMGELEKWVTNENNSSGVLYIVGFGGVGKTTIANALYRKFMDQFDHSAVVTVSQSSDINTVVTNIKNQVMPQSNSHKQQGDDGIPSRIDLEEHFGENSYLVLVDDVWSATTWDQIKKVLPPSRKRSRIIVTTRFQAVATTRRGEGGDHTHKVIPLGVKESEKLFKQAFFESEGRQDIITRSQAVFTTSKRVEGHEDVMVPEEVWKMCGGLPLAIVIMAGYAACNPRKTRDDWLKICSSLFPESGKDHWKDGEKDLTQEEVGRIISYCYNDMPAEIKTCSLYLSIFPKGHKISRKRLTRRWIAEGFVVEKQGLSVEDVAETYFNHLIRRKIIRPVEHNSNLKVKKCIVHDMVLEHIVVKASEENFITVVGGNWLMPPPSSKVRRLSLQGSDYKHAKDTEKMNLSHVRSLTMFGSLNQLPSHSFKIGIVQVLDLEGCTGFRKHHTKQICKMLLLKYLSLRRTDTKQLPKEIGKLKNLETLDIRETNVVELPKTVCHLEQLVNILGGDKRTRRALKLPEELSKRKKMKALRILSGIEILGGSGDFHHLTELRKLVIYKLKTIGDNVSFQDLSSSIEYLGGYSLHTLVIDDESSGFIESLHYLTAPPKFLAALELSGKLVMLPSWIEKLGALNKLTLSVTALRTDNLENLSKLEALISLTFSFRAKERDPQTLSILAGNKLYSKGEIKVPDRGFKSLKLLRFSAPLLPLLSFPKYAMPQLEKLEVRFSMLEGLFGVENLAKLKTVHLTSDNKAGEDMTREIQRELESKVRHTDGEMPRIILHH is encoded by the exons ATGGAGCTGGTGGTGGGCGCTTCGGAAGCGACGATGAGGTCGGTCTTGGGCAAGCTAGGCGGCCTCCTCGCTCAGGAGTACACTCTGATTCGAGGCGTCAACCGCGACCTCCAATACATCAACGACGAGCTGTCCACCATGCAGTCCTTCCTCCGAGTCGTCGGAGGAAGCCATGGCCACGACGACCGGATGAAGGACTGGATGAAGCAGATCCGTGACATCACCTATGACATTGAGGACTGCATCGACgactccggccaccgcctccacGGCCTGCGCACCGACATGTGCTGCTACTTCCTAGTCAACAGCGTCTACGAGGTTCTTACTTGGTGGCCTCGGCGGGATCTTTCTACCAAGATATCGACTCTCAAGATGCGGGCACAGCAGATCGGCGAGAGGCGCGAGAGATACGGCGTCAACAATCCGGACATCAGTGGATCTGGTGGGGGACCCAGCACGGCTACCGGATTTGATGCCGCCGACAACCAGGACTCGAACCTTCAGCTTGTCGCCGCGAAGGACCCCGTGGGAGTCGAGGAATACATGGGGGAGCTTGAGAAGTGGGTGACTAACGAAAATAACAGCTCCGGCGTGCTGTACATTGTCGGGTTTGGAGGTGTGGGGAAGACCACCATCGCCAACGCCCTGTATAGGAAATTTATGGACCAATTCGACCACAGCGCCGTGGTAACGGTGTCTCAGAGCTCCGACATCAACACAGTCGTCACGAACATCAAGAATCAAGTCATGCCGCAGTCGAACAGCCACAAACAGCAAGGCGATGATGGCATACCGAGTCGTATCGACCTCGAGGAGCACTTCGGGGAGAATAG TTACTTGGTCTTAGTTGATGATGTATGGTCTGCAACGACGTGGGACCAAATTAAAAAGGTGCTTCCTCCGAGTCGGAAACGCAGCAGAATTATAGTAACTACACGGTTTCAAGCTGTTGCTACAACACGTAGAGGAGAAGGAGGTGACCATACTCATAAAGTTATTCCTCTTGGTGTCAAAGAATCTGAGAAGTTATTTAAGCAAGCCTTCTTTGAATCCGAAGGAAGACAAGACATTATCACACGGTCTCAAGCTGTTTTTACAACATCTAAGAGAGTAGAAG GTCATGAAGATGTTATGGTTCCGGAGGAAGTCTGGAAGATGTGCGGTGGGCTACCGCTGGCCATAGTTATTATGGCTGGTTATGCGGCCTGCAACCCACGCAAAACACGGGATGATTGGTTGAAAATTTGCAGTTCTCTATTTCCAGAATCAGGCAAAGATCACTGGAAAGATGGCGAGAAAGACCTTACCCAGGAGGAAGTGGGCAGGATTATCAGTTATTGCTACAACGACATGCCTGCTGAAATCAAGACTTGCTCGCTATATTTGAGCATATTTCCAAAGGGCCACAAGATCAGCAGGAAGCGTTTGACAAGGCGATGGATAGCGGAAGGATTTGTCGTTGAGAAGCAGGGGCTTAGTGTGGAGGATGTTGCAGAGACATACTTCAATCATCTCATACGGAGGAAAATTATCCGACCAGTGGAGCACAACAGCAATTTAAAGGTGAAGAAATGCATAGTTCATGACATGGTTCTTGAACACATTGTAGTGAAGGCAAGTGAAGAGAATTTCATCACAGTGGTTGGTGGTAACTGGCTCATGCCGCCACCTAGTAGTAAGGTCCGTCGGCTGTCCCTCCAAGGCAGTGATTACAAACATGCAAAGGATACAGAGAAGATGAACTTGTCTCATGTTCGGTCACTAACCATGTTTGGGAGCTTGAATCAACTTCCTTCCCATTCGTTCAAGATTGGAATTGTACAGGTTTTGGATCTTGAAGGCTGCACAGGTTTCAGAAAGCACCATACAAAGCAGATATGCAAAATGCTTCTTCTCAAGTATCTCAGCCTCCGCAGAACTGACACTAAACAGCTTCCCAAAGAGATAGGGAAGCTTAAGAACCTAGAGACTCTGGACATCAGAGAGACGAATGTTGTTGAGTTACCTAAGACTGTATGCCACCTTGAACAACTGGTTAACATACTTGGTGGAGACAAAAGAACACGGAGGGCATTGAAGCTTCCTGAAGAGTTAAGTAAGAGAAAGAAAATGAAGGCCCTGCGCATACTGTCAGGGATTGAGATCCTTGGGGGGTCTGGGGATTTTCATCATTTGACTGAGCTGAGGAAGCTTGTCATCTACAAGCTCAAAACCATCGGGGACAATGTGAGCTTCCAGGATTTAAGCTCCTCCATCGAGTACCTCGGTGGTTACTCTCTACACACACTTGTAATTGATGACGAGTCATCTGGTTTTATAGAATCACTGCATTATCTGACAGCCCCACCCAAATTCCTTGCCGCCCTTGAGTTATCAGGCAAGCTGGTTATGCTCCCCAGTTGGATCGAAAAACTCGGTGCTCTCAACAAATTAACCCTTTCAGTGACAGCACTCCGGACAGATAACTTGGAGAACCTCAGTAAACTAGAGgcattgatctctctcacgttttcaTTCAGGGCAAAGGAACGTGATCCACAAACACTGAGCATTCTTGCAGGAAACAAGCTATACTCCAAAGGGGAGATCAAAGTTCCAGATAGAGGATTTAAGAGTCTTAAGCTTCTTCGTTTCTCTGCTCCTCTCTTGCCATTACTGAGCTTTCCAAAATATGCCATGCCACAGCTGGAAAAGCTCGAGGTGAGGTTCAGCATGCTTGAGGGCCTTTTTGGTGTGGAAAACCTTGCAAAACTCAAAACAGTGCATTTGACATCAGACAACAAAGCTGGTGAAGATATGACGAGGGAGATACAACGCGAGCTAGAGAGTAAAGTGAGACATACTGATGGCGAGATGCCCAGAATAATTCTTCACCACTGA